A section of the Rhizobium sp. BG4 genome encodes:
- the pstC gene encoding phosphate ABC transporter permease subunit PstC, with protein sequence MSTSIILLCLVVFGALAYVAARSRATALAGGKSSALHSRPGYYGAYAAIWAVLPALVVLCVWLAASPGIIESTVRNAFPEDVKAKSAAEQDLSYSMVATIGRGFNLLTADELTALGADTKAVQAKLNEKGVPLAGEPQPYMLDAAKLLNAESAGSRLIMSAIVLVLAVAGALYALRGITPRFRARNRVERVMLWGLLLASSIAILTTIGIVLSMLSEALRFFASVPPLEFFFGTVWDPRFAGAGSSSEGQFGLIPLLLGTLYIGFVAMLVAVPVGLFAAIYMAEYASPKLRSLAKPLLEVLAGIPTIVYGFFALVTVGPFLRDLSSQVSGLLTGNYTNFIQAQSVLTAGIVMGIMLIPYVSSLSDDIITAVPRALRDGSLGLGATRSETIKKVVLPAALPGIVGALLMTASRAIGETMIVVLAAGVAARMQINPFEPMTTVTVKIVNQLTGDLEFTSPQTLVAFALGITLFLITLCLNIYALYIVRKYREQYE encoded by the coding sequence ATGAGCACATCCATTATACTCTTGTGTCTCGTGGTGTTCGGCGCGCTGGCCTATGTGGCCGCCCGCAGCCGTGCCACGGCGCTTGCCGGGGGCAAGTCTTCCGCGCTGCATTCGCGGCCGGGTTACTACGGCGCCTATGCCGCCATCTGGGCCGTCCTTCCGGCCCTCGTCGTTCTCTGTGTCTGGCTCGCCGCCAGCCCGGGCATCATCGAATCCACCGTCCGCAACGCCTTCCCTGAAGATGTGAAGGCCAAGAGTGCTGCCGAGCAGGACTTGAGCTACAGCATGGTCGCCACTATCGGCCGCGGGTTCAATCTGCTGACGGCTGACGAGCTCACCGCGCTCGGTGCCGACACCAAGGCCGTCCAGGCCAAGCTCAACGAAAAGGGCGTTCCGCTCGCCGGCGAGCCGCAGCCCTACATGCTGGACGCCGCCAAGCTGCTGAACGCCGAAAGCGCTGGCAGCCGCCTGATCATGAGCGCCATCGTGCTGGTGCTTGCCGTTGCCGGTGCGCTCTATGCGCTGCGCGGCATCACGCCCCGCTTCCGCGCCCGTAACCGCGTCGAGCGCGTCATGCTCTGGGGTCTGCTCCTGGCATCCTCGATCGCCATTCTGACGACGATCGGCATCGTTCTGTCGATGCTGTCGGAAGCCCTGCGCTTCTTCGCCAGCGTCCCACCGCTCGAATTCTTCTTCGGCACCGTCTGGGATCCGCGCTTTGCCGGCGCCGGCAGCTCGTCGGAAGGCCAGTTCGGTCTCATCCCGCTGCTGCTCGGCACGCTCTATATCGGCTTCGTCGCCATGCTGGTCGCCGTTCCGGTCGGCCTGTTTGCGGCGATCTACATGGCCGAATATGCCTCGCCGAAGCTTCGCTCGCTGGCAAAGCCGCTGCTCGAAGTTCTGGCCGGTATCCCGACCATCGTCTACGGCTTCTTCGCCCTCGTCACCGTCGGCCCGTTCCTGCGCGATCTTTCCTCGCAGGTCAGCGGCCTCCTGACGGGCAACTACACGAACTTCATCCAGGCACAGAGCGTTCTGACCGCCGGTATCGTCATGGGCATCATGCTGATCCCATACGTCTCCTCGCTGTCGGACGACATCATCACCGCCGTGCCACGTGCCCTGCGTGACGGTTCGCTCGGCCTCGGTGCCACGCGCTCCGAAACCATCAAGAAGGTAGTGCTTCCCGCTGCTCTCCCGGGCATCGTCGGCGCACTGCTGATGACCGCCTCGCGCGCCATCGGCGAAACCATGATCGTCGTGCTTGCAGCCGGTGTTGCCGCCCGCATGCAGATCAATCCGTTCGAGCCGATGACCACTGTGACCGTCAAGATCGTCAACCAGCTGACGGGTGACCTTGAATTCACCTCGCCGCAGACGCTCGTCGCCTTCGCGCTCGGCATCACGCTCTTCCTGATCACGCTTTGCCTCAATATCTACGCGCTCTACATCGTGCGCAAATACCGGGAGCAGTACGAATGA
- a CDS encoding substrate-binding domain-containing protein — protein MNTLKLTVAALAATVAFAGAAAARDQIQVAGSSTVLPYAKIVAESFGETFTNFKTPVVESGGTGAGLKEFCKGVGEDTIDVANASRPINKNEMEACKAAGVTDIQEVKIGYDGIVFATDASNPDVAYVPEDLYKALAAQVVVDGKLVANPYKKWSEVNPKLPAVDIAAYIPGEKHGTREVFELNVLAAGCKASGAQEVIAKEITDKAAQAKACVAVRKDGAAVDIDGDYPETLARIAANKTGVGVFGLSFYENNADKLKVATMSGIVPSTETISNGTYPVSRPLFFYVKKAHLGAVPGLKEYVNFFVSDQMIGPDSPLVEYGLVAAPDAEREEIRKAVEAEKTM, from the coding sequence ATGAACACGCTTAAACTCACCGTTGCCGCTCTCGCCGCAACCGTTGCTTTTGCAGGCGCTGCAGCCGCTCGCGACCAGATCCAGGTTGCCGGCTCGTCCACCGTTCTGCCTTACGCCAAGATCGTTGCCGAGTCCTTCGGCGAAACCTTCACCAACTTCAAGACGCCGGTTGTTGAATCCGGCGGCACGGGCGCTGGCCTCAAGGAATTCTGCAAGGGCGTCGGCGAAGACACGATCGACGTTGCCAACGCTTCGCGTCCGATCAACAAGAACGAAATGGAAGCCTGCAAGGCTGCGGGCGTAACGGACATCCAGGAAGTCAAGATCGGTTATGATGGTATCGTCTTCGCAACCGACGCTTCCAACCCCGACGTCGCTTACGTTCCGGAAGACCTCTACAAGGCTCTGGCCGCTCAGGTCGTCGTTGACGGCAAGCTCGTTGCCAACCCCTACAAGAAGTGGTCGGAAGTCAACCCGAAGCTCCCGGCTGTTGATATCGCTGCCTACATCCCGGGCGAAAAGCACGGCACCCGCGAAGTCTTCGAACTGAACGTTCTCGCTGCAGGCTGCAAGGCTTCGGGCGCTCAGGAAGTTATCGCCAAGGAAATCACCGACAAGGCTGCTCAGGCCAAGGCTTGTGTTGCAGTCCGTAAGGACGGCGCTGCAGTCGACATCGACGGCGACTATCCGGAAACGCTGGCACGCATCGCTGCCAACAAGACCGGCGTTGGCGTCTTCGGTCTCTCCTTCTACGAAAACAACGCTGACAAGCTCAAGGTCGCGACCATGAGCGGCATCGTTCCGTCGACCGAGACCATCTCGAACGGCACCTACCCGGTTTCCCGCCCGCTGTTCTTCTACGTCAAGAAGGCACATCTCGGCGCCGTCCCGGGCCTGAAGGAATACGTCAACTTCTTCGTATCCGACCAGATGATCGGCCCTGACAGCCCGCTCGTCGAATACGGCCTGGTTGCTGCTCCGGACGCCGAGCGCGAAGAAATCCGCAAGGCCGTCGAAGCCGAAAAGACCATGTAA
- the phoR gene encoding phosphate regulon sensor histidine kinase PhoR, producing the protein MARIRQERPVLLAALVIGLVALVSGMNKWGVLALVILMLLVVVMNAEPAVQAKLAEIPEPEPEAPKSRLPEVAATLAGLDIPVMVLSGDASVLFQNRAAEKAFGEMIIGAHLSARLRSPGILDMVRETIATNAPNQIEHSERLPSERVYIVRSAPIDLGEGEGGERFFMLSFRDISEVRRIDRMRSDFVANASHELRTPLASLRGFIETIQGPAKNDAKAQERFLGIMFDQTTRMSRLVDDLLSLSRLELKSHIAPDEKVDLVPLLGHVRDSLQPLAKDVGVEINLNLPEGRAEVLGDRDELVQVFENLIENACKYGQEGKTVDVSIKNGQGQPVEVTVADRGPGIPAEHVPRLTERFYRVNIEDSRSKKGTGLGLAIVKHILTRHRARLIVKSEVGKGTAFTVRF; encoded by the coding sequence ATGGCCCGCATCAGGCAGGAACGCCCCGTGCTTCTCGCCGCTCTGGTCATCGGGCTGGTGGCGCTGGTCTCGGGGATGAACAAATGGGGCGTGCTGGCGCTTGTCATCCTGATGCTGCTGGTCGTCGTCATGAATGCCGAACCGGCAGTGCAGGCCAAGCTTGCCGAAATTCCTGAGCCTGAGCCGGAAGCGCCGAAGAGCCGCTTGCCTGAAGTGGCCGCCACGCTTGCCGGGCTCGATATCCCCGTCATGGTTCTCTCCGGCGATGCCTCGGTGCTGTTCCAGAACCGCGCGGCCGAAAAGGCCTTCGGCGAGATGATCATCGGTGCGCATCTTTCGGCGCGCCTGCGCTCGCCCGGCATTCTCGACATGGTGCGCGAAACGATCGCCACCAATGCGCCGAACCAGATCGAGCATTCCGAGCGGCTTCCTTCCGAACGGGTCTATATCGTCCGCAGCGCCCCGATCGATCTCGGCGAGGGGGAGGGTGGCGAGCGTTTCTTCATGCTCTCCTTCCGCGATATCTCGGAAGTCCGCCGCATCGACCGTATGCGCTCGGATTTCGTCGCCAATGCCAGCCACGAGCTGCGCACGCCGCTCGCCTCGCTGCGCGGCTTCATCGAGACTATCCAAGGTCCGGCCAAGAACGATGCCAAGGCGCAGGAACGCTTCCTTGGCATCATGTTCGACCAGACGACCCGCATGAGCCGTCTCGTGGACGATTTGCTGTCGCTGTCGCGGCTTGAGTTGAAGTCGCATATCGCGCCCGATGAAAAGGTCGATCTCGTGCCGCTGCTCGGCCATGTCCGGGATTCCCTGCAGCCGCTGGCGAAGGATGTCGGCGTCGAGATCAATCTCAATCTGCCGGAAGGCCGGGCGGAGGTGTTGGGTGACCGCGACGAACTGGTGCAGGTCTTCGAAAACCTGATCGAGAACGCCTGCAAATACGGCCAGGAAGGCAAGACGGTCGACGTCTCGATCAAGAACGGCCAGGGCCAGCCTGTCGAAGTCACCGTCGCGGACCGCGGACCCGGCATCCCCGCCGAGCATGTGCCGCGCCTTACCGAGCGCTTCTACCGCGTCAATATCGAGGACAGCCGCTCGAAAAAGGGCACCGGTCTGGGGCTTGCCATCGTCAAGCATATCCTAACCCGCCATCGTGCACGGCTGATCGTTAAGTCCGAGGTTGGCAAGGGAACGGCCTTTACCGTGCGGTTTTGA
- the ppk2 gene encoding polyphosphate kinase 2: MAEDVESRAVELDIRGKKRVFDVDDPVLPAWIDEKALESGDFPYKKKLKEEEYLEDLDKLQVELVKVQFWLQATGKRVMAVFEGRDAAGKGGAISASSGKMNPRLARVVALAKPNDRELGQWYFQRYIAQFPTAGEFVLFDRSWYNRAGVEPVMGFCTPKQYEDFLEQAPLLEKVIAHEGIYLFKFYLDIGREMQLKRFHDRRHDPLKVWKLSSMDIAALTKWGDYSDKRDRMLKATHTDAAPWTVIRANDKRRARLNLIRHMLKTMDYDGKDEKAIGELDEKIIGWGPGFLK, encoded by the coding sequence ATGGCCGAAGATGTCGAGAGCCGCGCAGTCGAACTGGATATCAGAGGCAAGAAGCGCGTCTTCGATGTGGACGATCCGGTGCTGCCTGCCTGGATCGACGAAAAGGCACTCGAATCCGGCGACTTTCCCTACAAGAAGAAGCTGAAGGAAGAAGAGTATCTCGAAGACCTCGATAAGCTTCAGGTGGAGCTCGTCAAGGTGCAGTTCTGGCTGCAGGCGACCGGCAAGCGCGTCATGGCGGTGTTCGAGGGACGCGATGCGGCCGGCAAGGGCGGCGCGATCTCGGCCTCCTCCGGCAAGATGAACCCCCGCCTTGCGCGTGTCGTCGCGCTCGCCAAGCCGAACGACCGCGAGCTCGGGCAGTGGTATTTCCAGCGCTATATCGCGCAGTTTCCAACGGCCGGTGAATTCGTGCTCTTCGACCGTTCCTGGTATAACCGCGCCGGCGTCGAGCCGGTCATGGGCTTCTGCACACCGAAGCAATACGAGGATTTTCTCGAGCAGGCGCCGCTGCTCGAAAAGGTCATCGCCCATGAGGGCATCTATCTCTTCAAGTTCTACCTCGATATCGGCCGCGAAATGCAGCTGAAGCGCTTTCATGACCGGCGGCACGATCCGCTCAAGGTTTGGAAGCTATCTTCCATGGATATCGCGGCACTGACGAAATGGGGCGACTACAGCGACAAGCGCGACCGGATGCTGAAGGCAACGCATACGGACGCAGCGCCCTGGACCGTCATCCGCGCCAACGACAAGCGGCGCGCCCGTCTCAATCTCATCCGTCACATGCTGAAGACGATGGATTATGACGGCAAGGACGAGAAGGCGATCGGCGAGCTGGATGAGAAGATCATCGGCTGGGGTCCGGGCTTTCTGAAATAG
- a CDS encoding regulator, translating to MSGLETAIRTALGNSDRDNPEIRARIYQSARQALEAGLRKQDITDREAIAHHRHRLETTIHMIEAEERERMHPRQGPPEVPVPPVVDVPEPVHHQVEPEAPAPELAGETRYAEEPRRAYDEASLDGVHAGEADHLGAAPAAEESFAAERRAPSAAANMDFRPEGAAKRRKPRKIFSRLLVWCVLIAFVGTGAWWAHKSGLLLTAQERDTSVANPPASTQPEDFDGSDSQTADNNNNAGTHTDQPVTIDPQNSFSAAWIEVFKASDAGKIENGAQARTENITENDEAAVRLISQSNGADGNIAIPVAADVLQQLAGKSSTIAITLQSTSDEPTQITVECNFQTLGNCARHRFSVTREKSDVLVQVNFDRSLAPSSAGKLLINSDVDGKARGINLYAVRILPGQ from the coding sequence GTGAGCGGATTAGAAACGGCCATCAGAACTGCGCTTGGCAATTCCGATCGCGACAATCCCGAGATCCGCGCCAGAATCTATCAGTCTGCCCGCCAGGCGCTGGAAGCGGGGCTGCGCAAGCAGGACATCACCGACCGCGAGGCGATCGCCCATCACCGCCACCGCCTGGAAACCACGATCCACATGATCGAGGCCGAGGAGCGCGAGCGCATGCATCCGCGCCAGGGGCCGCCGGAAGTGCCGGTTCCGCCGGTCGTCGATGTTCCCGAGCCCGTCCATCACCAGGTTGAGCCGGAAGCCCCGGCGCCGGAACTCGCTGGCGAGACCCGCTATGCCGAAGAGCCGCGCCGCGCCTATGACGAGGCCAGCCTCGATGGCGTGCATGCCGGCGAGGCCGATCATCTGGGTGCAGCGCCCGCTGCCGAAGAGAGCTTCGCCGCCGAGCGCCGGGCGCCGTCTGCCGCCGCCAATATGGATTTCCGCCCGGAAGGAGCGGCCAAGCGCCGCAAGCCGCGCAAGATCTTCTCGCGCCTGCTCGTCTGGTGCGTGCTGATCGCCTTCGTCGGCACCGGCGCCTGGTGGGCGCACAAGTCCGGCCTGCTCTTGACGGCGCAGGAGCGTGACACCAGCGTCGCCAATCCGCCGGCGAGCACCCAGCCCGAAGATTTCGACGGCAGCGACAGCCAAACCGCCGACAATAACAATAATGCCGGTACGCACACCGATCAGCCGGTGACGATCGACCCGCAGAACAGCTTCTCGGCTGCCTGGATCGAAGTCTTCAAGGCCTCGGATGCCGGCAAGATCGAGAACGGTGCCCAGGCGCGCACCGAAAACATCACCGAAAATGACGAGGCGGCCGTCCGCCTGATCTCGCAGAGCAACGGCGCCGATGGCAATATCGCCATTCCTGTCGCCGCCGATGTACTACAGCAGCTGGCGGGCAAGTCCTCGACCATCGCCATTACCCTACAGTCGACGAGCGATGAGCCGACGCAGATCACCGTCGAGTGCAATTTCCAGACGCTCGGCAATTGCGCCCGCCATCGCTTCAGTGTCACGCGTGAGAAGTCGGATGTGCTGGTTCAGGTGAATTTCGACCGTTCGCTGGCGCCGAGCTCTGCCGGCAAGCTGCTGATCAACAGCGATGTCGACGGCAAGGCTCGCGGCATCAACCTCTACGCCGTCCGCATCCTGCCGGGCCAATAA
- a CDS encoding nitronate monooxygenase family protein, with protein MALPEILTKNLRLPVVASPLFIISHPALTLAQCKAGVIGAFPALNARPESQLDEWLAMITEDLAAHNAANPDRPAAPFAVNQIVHMSNKRLEHDLRLCVKYKVPVVISSLGAVPEVNAAVHSYGGIVLHDVINNRHANSAIRKGADGLIAVAAGAGGHAGTLSPFALVQEIREWFDGPLLLAGAIANGGAVLAAQAMGADMAYIGTPFIATEEARASDAYKNAIVEGAANDIVYSNYFTGVHGNYLKPSVKAVGLDPDNLPVADPSKMDFEQAVGGAKAWKDIWGSGQGIGAIKAVEPVAKLVGRLESEYHGARTRLSL; from the coding sequence ATGGCCCTGCCCGAAATCCTGACGAAGAACCTGCGCCTGCCGGTCGTGGCCTCGCCGCTGTTCATCATCTCGCATCCGGCGCTGACGCTGGCGCAGTGCAAGGCAGGAGTGATCGGCGCCTTTCCGGCGCTCAACGCCCGCCCCGAAAGCCAACTCGACGAGTGGCTGGCAATGATCACCGAGGATCTCGCCGCCCATAATGCCGCCAATCCCGACAGACCAGCAGCCCCCTTCGCCGTCAACCAGATCGTCCATATGTCGAACAAGCGCCTTGAGCACGATCTCAGGCTCTGCGTGAAATACAAGGTGCCGGTCGTCATCTCCTCGCTCGGCGCCGTTCCCGAGGTCAATGCCGCCGTGCATTCCTATGGCGGCATCGTGCTCCACGATGTCATCAACAACCGCCATGCCAACTCGGCGATCCGCAAGGGCGCAGACGGGCTGATCGCTGTGGCAGCGGGCGCCGGCGGCCACGCGGGCACGCTTTCACCTTTCGCGCTTGTCCAGGAAATCCGTGAATGGTTCGACGGGCCCCTGCTGCTGGCCGGCGCGATCGCCAATGGCGGTGCGGTCCTGGCGGCGCAGGCGATGGGCGCCGACATGGCCTATATCGGCACCCCCTTCATCGCCACCGAAGAAGCTCGCGCCAGCGACGCTTACAAGAACGCCATCGTAGAGGGCGCCGCCAACGATATCGTCTATTCCAACTATTTCACCGGCGTGCACGGAAATTACCTGAAGCCTTCGGTGAAGGCCGTCGGCCTCGATCCCGACAATCTGCCGGTTGCCGATCCCTCGAAAATGGACTTCGAACAGGCCGTCGGCGGCGCCAAGGCCTGGAAGGATATCTGGGGCAGCGGCCAGGGCATCGGCGCCATCAAGGCCGTCGAGCCAGTCGCCAAGCTGGTCGGCCGCCTCGAGAGCGAGTACCACGGCGCCCGCACCCGCCTCTCGCTTTGA
- a CDS encoding MDR family MFS transporter → MSDTAQRSNRVLVVATIMFATFMVAIEATIVATAMPRIVGQLGGFTYYSWVFSAFLLAQSTTTVIYGKLSDIFGRKPVLIAGIVVFLIGSLLCGLAWSMTSLILFRLLQGLGAGAIQPVTMTIIGDLFKLEERGRVQGIMATVWATSAVVGPLAGGIIVDNISWAWIFWINLPIGIFSIIAFSLFLKETVAHKQASIDYLGSILFSIAIIALLVILTETDAEAWILLSLAAVFIVSGALFFWQEKRAPEPIISIALWSRRLVATSNICMLLAGMALIGLSTILPVYIQGVLGRSPIVAGFTLTMLVVGWPLSVMMSSKLFKAFGIRNTLRFGSLLFPFGALFLLFLTPDSSPIVAGAGSFFMGFGMGLINLTSIALVQDSVEWSMRGSATASIIFARSLGNTLGATVLGAILNAGINHYASGDTADNLHNVLNQPTGLTELAGDSVVRGIFDASLHWSFWGIVVVAVMTLISTWLIPVGHHGRKTTSVPASEAASH, encoded by the coding sequence ATGTCTGATACGGCCCAGCGCTCGAACCGCGTTCTCGTTGTCGCGACCATCATGTTTGCCACCTTCATGGTGGCGATCGAAGCCACGATCGTCGCGACCGCCATGCCGCGCATCGTCGGACAGCTCGGCGGCTTTACCTATTACAGCTGGGTCTTTTCGGCCTTCCTGCTGGCGCAATCGACGACGACTGTCATCTACGGCAAGCTTTCCGATATCTTCGGCCGCAAGCCGGTGCTGATCGCCGGCATCGTCGTGTTCCTGATCGGCTCGTTGCTGTGCGGCCTCGCCTGGTCGATGACCTCGCTCATCCTGTTTCGCCTGCTGCAGGGGCTCGGCGCCGGCGCCATTCAACCGGTGACGATGACGATCATCGGCGACCTCTTCAAGCTGGAGGAGCGCGGCCGCGTTCAGGGCATCATGGCCACCGTCTGGGCGACATCGGCGGTCGTCGGGCCGCTCGCCGGCGGCATCATCGTCGACAATATCTCCTGGGCCTGGATTTTCTGGATCAACCTGCCGATCGGCATCTTCTCGATCATCGCCTTCTCGCTGTTCCTCAAGGAAACCGTGGCGCACAAGCAGGCGAGCATCGATTATCTCGGCTCCATCCTCTTCTCGATCGCAATCATCGCGCTGCTGGTCATCCTTACCGAGACGGATGCCGAAGCGTGGATCCTGCTGTCGCTTGCGGCCGTCTTCATCGTCTCGGGCGCCCTGTTCTTCTGGCAGGAAAAGCGCGCGCCGGAACCGATCATCTCGATCGCGCTCTGGAGCCGCCGCCTCGTGGCGACCAGCAATATCTGCATGCTGCTCGCCGGCATGGCGCTGATCGGCCTCTCCACCATTCTGCCGGTCTATATCCAGGGCGTACTCGGCCGTTCGCCGATCGTTGCCGGGTTCACGCTGACGATGCTCGTCGTCGGCTGGCCGCTGTCGGTGATGATGTCGAGCAAGCTGTTCAAGGCTTTCGGCATCCGCAACACGCTGCGCTTCGGCAGCCTGCTCTTCCCGTTCGGCGCGCTCTTCCTCCTGTTTCTGACACCGGACAGTTCGCCCATCGTCGCCGGCGCCGGTTCCTTCTTCATGGGCTTCGGCATGGGGCTCATCAATCTCACCAGCATCGCGCTGGTGCAGGACAGCGTCGAATGGTCGATGCGCGGCAGCGCCACAGCGTCGATCATCTTTGCCCGCAGCCTCGGCAATACGCTCGGCGCCACGGTTCTCGGCGCGATCCTGAATGCCGGTATCAATCACTATGCGAGCGGCGATACCGCCGATAACCTGCACAATGTCCTGAACCAGCCGACGGGGCTGACGGAGCTTGCGGGCGATTCTGTCGTCCGCGGCATCTTCGATGCGTCGCTGCACTGGAGCTTCTGGGGCATCGTTGTCGTCGCCGTCATGACGCTGATTTCGACCTGGCTGATCCCGGTCGGCCACCATGGCCGCAAGACCACCAGCGTTCCCGCCAGCGAGGCGGCCTCACATTAA
- a CDS encoding GntR family transcriptional regulator, with amino-acid sequence MARQNTVFKEAYNRYAAALRPEAALPSEPEIAAQLGISRSTARAILTRLSDEGIIRWNKRQKVVLRAPTAKDLFPSEETDSLHDIIERSFMQRILSDDAAPGMQINELELAREIGTGTTSVREFLIRFSRFGLIEKRPNSHWILKGFTREFALELADVREMFELHSAADFGRLPKDHAAWTDLAAIKQDHLDVLSDMDQRYKEFSALDERFHLLIHRASKNRFIADFYDAIAIIFHYHYQWNKAAARQRNERAIHEHLDYIAALESGDQAQIDFSARLHLRSARQTLLQSLPQNPAEA; translated from the coding sequence ATGGCAAGACAGAATACAGTCTTCAAGGAAGCATACAATCGCTATGCCGCCGCATTGCGTCCGGAGGCCGCACTTCCGTCGGAGCCTGAAATCGCGGCCCAGCTCGGGATCAGCCGCAGCACCGCCCGCGCCATCCTCACGAGGCTGAGCGACGAGGGCATCATCCGCTGGAACAAGCGCCAGAAAGTGGTGCTCCGCGCCCCGACCGCCAAGGATCTCTTCCCCTCCGAGGAAACGGATTCACTGCACGACATCATCGAGCGCAGCTTCATGCAGCGCATTCTCTCGGATGATGCGGCGCCGGGCATGCAGATCAACGAGCTCGAGCTTGCCCGCGAGATCGGCACCGGCACGACCAGCGTCCGCGAATTCCTGATCCGCTTCTCCCGCTTCGGCCTGATCGAAAAGCGCCCGAACAGTCACTGGATCCTGAAGGGCTTCACCCGCGAATTCGCTCTGGAGCTCGCCGACGTGCGTGAGATGTTCGAGCTGCATTCCGCCGCCGATTTCGGCAGGCTGCCTAAGGATCACGCGGCCTGGACCGATCTTGCGGCGATCAAGCAGGATCACCTCGACGTGCTCTCCGACATGGACCAGCGCTACAAGGAATTCTCCGCCCTCGACGAGCGCTTCCACCTGCTGATCCACCGCGCCTCAAAGAACCGCTTCATCGCCGATTTCTACGACGCGATCGCCATCATCTTCCACTATCACTACCAGTGGAACAAGGCAGCCGCCCGCCAGCGCAACGAGCGCGCCATTCACGAGCATCTCGATTATATCGCCGCCCTTGAATCAGGCGATCAGGCCCAGATCGATTTCTCCGCGCGTCTGCATCTGCGCTCGGCCCGCCAGACCCTGCTGCAATCGCTGCCGCAGAATCCGGCCGAAGCCTGA
- a CDS encoding altronate dehydratase family protein: protein MDKLPWLILSAGDNVAVATAAIEPGAIVAGVAARQKIDPGHKVAIADIPSGGAVVKYGQAIGRTTADVKAGDHVHSHNLHFENDRLAATANSAPEAATAEDKARTFMGYKRADGRSATRNYIGIIASVNCSTTVCRAIADEANRTILPHYEGIDGFVPIVHDQGCGMSSTGDGMAVLHRTLAGYTRHVNFGGVLMIGLGCEVNQLTLYGQSGAGDTKRHFNIQDAGGSRRAVERAMGMLREIAADVGKERRVALPISDIIIGLQCGGSDGFSGITANPALGVAADLLAAAGGTSILSETSEIYGAEHLLRSRAVSDDVARKLDEKIVWWEKYVGLHGASLDNNPSPGNKRGGLTTILEKSLGAVAKGGRSPLTAVYGYAERVTASGLVFMDTPGYDPVSATGQVAGGANMIAFTTGRGSCFGCRPAPSLKLSSNSALYAAMEEDMDIDCGTIASGDATISGKGREIFELIIDTASGKKTKSEEFGYGDNEFVPWHLGATL from the coding sequence TTGGATAAACTGCCTTGGCTCATCCTTTCGGCCGGAGATAACGTTGCCGTCGCAACGGCGGCGATCGAGCCCGGAGCCATCGTCGCCGGCGTTGCCGCGCGCCAGAAGATCGACCCCGGCCACAAGGTCGCCATCGCCGATATCCCGTCCGGCGGCGCCGTGGTCAAGTACGGACAGGCGATCGGCCGCACGACCGCCGACGTGAAGGCTGGCGATCACGTTCACAGCCACAATCTGCATTTCGAGAACGACCGCCTGGCGGCCACCGCCAATTCCGCGCCGGAAGCGGCGACCGCCGAAGACAAGGCGCGCACCTTCATGGGCTATAAGCGCGCCGACGGCCGCTCCGCCACCCGCAACTATATCGGCATCATCGCCAGCGTGAACTGTTCCACCACCGTCTGCCGCGCGATCGCAGACGAGGCGAACCGGACCATCCTGCCGCATTACGAAGGCATCGACGGTTTCGTGCCGATCGTTCACGATCAGGGCTGCGGCATGAGCTCGACCGGCGACGGCATGGCCGTTCTGCACCGGACGCTTGCCGGCTATACGCGCCACGTCAATTTCGGCGGCGTGCTGATGATCGGCCTCGGCTGCGAGGTCAACCAGCTGACGCTATACGGCCAGAGCGGCGCCGGTGACACCAAGCGCCATTTCAACATTCAAGATGCCGGTGGCTCGCGCCGCGCCGTCGAACGCGCCATGGGCATGCTGCGCGAGATCGCTGCCGATGTCGGCAAGGAGCGGCGCGTGGCGCTGCCGATCAGCGACATCATCATCGGCCTGCAGTGCGGCGGTTCGGATGGCTTTTCGGGCATCACCGCCAATCCGGCGCTCGGCGTTGCTGCCGATCTGCTGGCGGCGGCGGGCGGCACGTCCATTCTTTCCGAGACCTCCGAAATCTATGGCGCCGAACACCTGCTGCGCAGCCGCGCCGTCAGCGATGATGTGGCCAGAAAGCTCGACGAAAAGATCGTCTGGTGGGAGAAATATGTCGGCCTGCATGGCGCATCGCTCGACAACAACCCCTCGCCCGGCAACAAGCGTGGCGGTCTGACGACCATTCTCGAGAAGTCGCTCGGCGCAGTCGCCAAGGGCGGTCGCTCGCCGCTGACGGCCGTCTATGGATATGCCGAGCGCGTCACCGCATCCGGCCTGGTCTTCATGGATACGCCCGGCTACGACCCGGTTTCGGCAACCGGCCAGGTGGCCGGCGGCGCCAACATGATCGCCTTCACCACCGGCCGCGGCAGCTGCTTCGGCTGTCGTCCGGCCCCGTCGCTGAAGCTGTCGAGCAACTCGGCGCTCTATGCGGCGATGGAAGAGGACATGGATATCGACTGCGGCACGATCGCATCGGGTGACGCGACGATCTCCGGCAAGGGCCGCGAGATTTTCGAACTGATCATCGACACCGCATCGGGCAAGAAGACCAAGAGCGAAGAGTTCGGCTACGGCGATAACGAATTCGTGCCGTGGCATCTCGGAGCAACGCTCTGA